DNA from Lates calcarifer isolate ASB-BC8 unplaced genomic scaffold, TLL_Latcal_v3 _unitig_1472_quiver_2862, whole genome shotgun sequence:
CAAGATTCTGGACATGTTCTGGATAGATTCAGCAAAACCCAACACATCTGCTATGATAACATAAGACCCAAACTCCTAATGATTATCTTGTCTCTTTAGGCCTACCAGTGTCTTTTAGGAATGTCGACATTTTCTTAACTTTTAAAAGCATTTCTATTTATTCAGTAACTTTGAAATAAATCAACCAGTGTCTAATGATCATGGTAATATTTccttaaaatataaacatatttttctttaatattaGAGAAGAAAAGTTAAATTGTTTGACTTGTTTATTTAGTAATTTTGAAATGAATTATCAGCATCAACACAATGAAACATCtttggaaaaaaatctcccaaaCAAACCTCACAAAGAGCAGAGGTGGCTCATCTCTCCCCAAGGTGTTTGTGTCACAATGAAGAgagaactgaaaacaaactgaaaagatattgaaatcaataaaatgatTCAGGCAGTGGGATGAGATTTAACTTGTTTTCTAGAAGTGTCACAGATCAAATCATGGAGTCAAGATATATGACAACAGTGTCCAAAATAATCTCCCCACACTGACTAATTGTTAAACTTGTCTGAAGAAAATCAGATTACAGGATTCAAACATTAAAAGTTAAACATGTAGAAAAGAAATCAGCAGGTTTTACTTGTTGTTGGTGTTTGGGAGTTTGTCTCTAAACGTGTCCCAGGTCTGCAGGTTGATGATATCAGCTGATGTCCTCGCTGAAACAGTTGACTCAGCACTTTAATATTCTCTGTCTGATGTTCTTATTGGCTGCAAAACAAGTCACACGGTCAGCAAGCAATGACTCACAACGAGACCTATCACTCTGGATTGACAACCAAAGTTTTCACAAAATTTTGTCTGGGACTGAACTTTAGGTTACAGAGATGCCCATGGTTTTAGTAATCAGCAGTGGACTGTCCTGGGAGTTACAATGAGTTGACTCAACCGAGATTTTTATTTGCTATATTTGCGGGACTAATAAGCTGTAGCAGACACTGGGCCTCGCATCAGTCACAGGCTATTAAAAATTCATAGTGGGAATTGTATAATAGACTGATGCTGAACACCAGTGACAGCATTAACTTGGGCAAAATTAGGAGTCACAATTATGATCAGAACACTCATAAAtgggacaggaaacagagacaacaggagTCTCGTCTGACTTAAGCTATTAGCACATAAAGGAGATGTATGCTCTGCTCAAAGGTTAAATGGCCAGCTCAAATGGACAAGAGACCAATGTAGTAATATACAATCAAAATtaacagaatgaaaatgaactcATTCTAAAGAACAAAAATCCATCTCCATTGGATATTTGACTGTTATTTCCAGAAAAGTAACATGGGAAGGACTATGCTGACCAACAGAGACTGAACTCTTAGAAACCTATTTATCAAAAGTAGCTTGCATCCATATCTACACGATGTCATCATTCctgctctgacctttgaccataAATACCACAGAGAACTGCTTGTATCAGAAGCTAGCtaaattaatgaaaatgtgaagaaagAAGGCTATAAAGGTTACAGTGACTTGTAGAAATGGAAGATTCACTTCCTTGGAGTTATAAGGAAACTGGATGCTTATTGGCATTTTAGGATGACGGCGCTGTCCAAGCAAAACCTACAATTCTTACAGAAGACAGTCAATTAACaaagacatatatatatatatatatatgtgtatgtgtgtgtgtgtgtgtgtgtgtgtgtgtgtgtgtgtgtgtaaccttcATAACAATATAGTTCACAAAAGCCTCATTGAGGCAAAGCGAAAGTCTTTCTCTTTGGTCTGGTGACTGTCAAGGCTGCTGTCTTGGCCTGTTGGACACTGGGTCCTGCTTCAGGAGACCCTCAGCAGTCCAGGCCCAAAAAAATTACCAGGTCTGTCTGGCAGCCTTGCCCACCTCCTGATCCACCTCAACATCAGGTAGTGATTGGTTGAAAGCATACCATATCCAGGACATGGCTGCAGATGTAACCATGATCAATTTTATGATCAACCTCAGACTAAAAATTGATcatgatcaatcaatcaaacgTTTTGTGCCTACCACATGAATCCAGTGATAAAACACCACTACCTACCTACAGTATCTAATAATTTTGACTTAGTGTATCATAATTTTGACATACCATGAATATTATATGTCATCACTAGCTTTTCATGTATTTTCCATAtaacagaaatatttcacattatagATTTTAATTCACTTCCTAAGAGTGGGGCACAGTTTGAACAAAGTGACAGCGTGACAGTGTCTTCAGGATGTGCTGTCGGATCTCTTTGGTTCTAATCCCATAGATGATTGGATTGAAACAACTTGGGAACAGGGAGTACATGGTGCTGAAGAAAACCCGAATGGATGCAGGGAGATCATTTCTGATCCGATAAGACAGGAAAGTGATGAGTATGATGGTCAAGCTGACGCTAATGACCACAAGGTGGGTGACACAGGTATGAAGAGCTTTGACACCTGAAATACCTGACCTCAACATGGAGCTGAATATGATGATATAAGAGATGATGATAATTAAAAAATCAACCACAATGACGAGGAACACTGAGATCAACCCCACCAGATTGTTGATGATGGTGCTTCCACAGGCCAGCTCCACCAAGGCCATGTGCTCACAGAAACAGTGGTTTATCACGTTTCTGGAGCAAAATGACAACCTTCCTGCCAAAGTCACAACCAGCAAGACTATGAACACATTTCTGATCACAAGAGGGATCACAAACTTGAGGAATTTACGTATTGACATGCATTCATAATAGTAAAGTGGTGTACAGATGGCAAAGTAGCGGTCCAGCGCCATCCATACCAGCAATGTGGATGGAAAAGTTCCAACTAAGTGAATGAGGAACATCTGAAccagacagccaatcagagagatTCCCCTCCAGTCAAACAAGAAGCTCAGCAACATGTTGGGGACGCAGGCCAGTGGGAAGCTGAGGTCTACAAATGCCATGCCAGCGATGAGGATGTACATCGGTGAGTGGAGGCTTCTCTGTGAAATGACAACGTACAGCAGCAGGGAGTTGGCTGACAGTGATGCAGAGTACATGATGGAGAATGGGATGAAGAGGACAGGCCTCAGTGCTCCGAGTTCATTGAAGCCATTGAGgataaagtgtttgtgtgaggagaCGTTGTccatcctcccttcctcctaAATCCTCCAGGTCCAAGGTTTTAGCTCAATAAGcctgaaaacagagacacaatgatTAGTTCTTGTAAGATGCCCTGTAGCCTGACAAAATAACTTTGTCACTGTCTAAGCAATTCCAGCCAAAAACTAAATCTAAACCATTAACTCAGATTATTTCTATATAGCTCGATGTCAGAAATATTTGCAAATTTGCATCATAGGCCTTTAcaatttgaaaaacagaaaaaaatctaatcataAAATATGTAACCAATCTTATCTTTACACAGTAGACAGCTAAACTGTAGATttacaaagaaataataaatgttaaatgtataGTATGTACAATTagttaaaatgtttctgataaaGTGTAGTTTTACATCAGTAATATTTAACAAGCCAATGTAAAACAGAGTGTGATCTACTGACAATCACACAATGATAATTTTCATGTATAATCAAATGCCTGCAACTAAATGTGAATATAACTGTAAAATCATGACAGAACTGATTAACcgtttgatgtttgttttttgttgttgtgtcagtTGTCAGGGATTTTTATTGATGGACAATTGCAGTGATTGCCTCATTTTGTTTGAAGATCCAGGATctatgatgatttttttaattcaaccaTGAAACA
Protein-coding regions in this window:
- the LOC108889193 gene encoding olfactory receptor 52K1-like, whose product is MDNVSSHKHFILNGFNELGALRPVLFIPFSIMYSASLSANSLLLYVVISQRSLHSPMYILIAGMAFVDLSFPLACVPNMLLSFLFDWRGISLIGCLVQMFLIHLVGTFPSTLLVWMALDRYFAICTPLYYYECMSIRKFLKFVIPLVIRNVFIVLLVVTLAGRLSFCSRNVINHCFCEHMALVELACGSTIINNLVGLISVFLVIVVDFLIIIISYIIIFSSMLRSGISGVKALHTCVTHLVVISVSLTIILITFLSYRIRNDLPASIRVFFSTMYSLFPSCFNPIIYGIRTKEIRQHILKTLSRCHFVQTVPHS